One genomic segment of Pedobacter endophyticus includes these proteins:
- a CDS encoding sialidase family protein gives MNKFKILCLTLPFAFAISSSQAQDTVRYTGKTLVNADYHHGQLSPVMGVHNIQTFRANREHPELAENFGWTYNHAPMLAYWNNKFYVEYLSDKVGESIPPGQTFLQSSSDGYTWTKPDVIFPIYRIPDGTTKKGRTDVAKDLDAVMHQRMGFYVSTKNVFLVLGFYAISFDAKDDPNDGNGIGRAVREIQADGKYGPIYFIHYNPGYSEKNTKYPYFTKSKNQAFVEACKELLANRLMTQQWNEEADRKDPLITLQKQYKAFSYYHLPDGRVVGLWKNALTAISTDNGKSWPESAFRAPGFVNSNAKIWGQKTSDGNYATVYNPSEYRWPLAISTSKNGLNYTTLLLVNGEITPMRYGGNYKSYGPQYVRGIIEGNGKPADGKLWVTYSMNKEDIWVSSVPVPVNNKATIHVNDDFGKLPKGKELENWNIYSPLWAPVKVENGSLILRDKDPFDYAKAERLFPASKKVVTSFSVTPKQKDFGLLEIELQDEKGTATVRLTFDTAGVLSGKAGARYKNFMKYEAGKTYDIKLKLDAHSRFYTVTVNGKDALTSLAFQPVTAVSRIVFRTGDVRRFPDVDTPADQTYDLPNAGEQEQKEAVYSIKYLKTEGF, from the coding sequence ATGAATAAATTTAAAATACTTTGTTTAACACTGCCTTTTGCCTTTGCGATATCTTCTTCGCAAGCGCAAGATACAGTGCGTTATACAGGAAAAACATTGGTCAATGCCGATTACCATCATGGGCAACTTTCGCCGGTAATGGGCGTTCACAACATCCAAACTTTTAGGGCGAATAGAGAACACCCCGAACTGGCCGAAAACTTCGGTTGGACGTATAACCACGCCCCAATGTTGGCCTACTGGAATAATAAATTTTACGTCGAATATCTAAGTGATAAAGTGGGCGAGAGCATTCCGCCGGGGCAAACATTTCTGCAATCTTCGTCAGATGGCTACACCTGGACCAAACCCGACGTTATTTTCCCGATTTACCGCATTCCTGATGGAACGACGAAAAAAGGCAGAACCGATGTAGCAAAAGATCTTGATGCCGTAATGCACCAGCGCATGGGCTTTTACGTTTCCACTAAAAATGTGTTTTTGGTTTTGGGCTTTTATGCTATCAGTTTCGATGCTAAAGACGACCCGAACGACGGTAATGGGATTGGTAGAGCAGTAAGGGAAATTCAAGCCGACGGAAAATACGGCCCGATTTATTTTATTCATTACAATCCGGGTTATTCAGAAAAGAACACCAAGTATCCATATTTCACAAAAAGCAAAAACCAAGCTTTTGTTGAGGCTTGTAAAGAGTTGTTAGCAAACAGGTTAATGACGCAGCAGTGGAACGAAGAAGCCGACCGCAAAGACCCTTTGATTACGCTGCAAAAACAATACAAAGCCTTTAGTTACTACCATTTACCCGATGGAAGAGTGGTTGGCTTATGGAAAAATGCATTAACGGCGATCAGTACTGATAATGGAAAAAGTTGGCCAGAAAGTGCTTTCCGAGCGCCCGGTTTTGTTAACAGCAACGCTAAAATTTGGGGGCAAAAAACCTCGGATGGAAATTACGCTACCGTTTATAATCCATCAGAATATCGTTGGCCTTTAGCCATTTCGACCAGTAAAAATGGATTGAATTATACCACTTTGTTGCTGGTTAACGGGGAAATCACGCCGATGCGATACGGAGGAAATTACAAATCGTACGGCCCGCAGTATGTTCGTGGCATTATTGAAGGTAACGGAAAGCCCGCCGATGGGAAACTATGGGTTACCTACAGCATGAACAAAGAAGATATTTGGGTTTCTTCGGTGCCTGTTCCGGTTAATAATAAAGCCACAATACATGTAAATGACGATTTCGGAAAGCTGCCGAAAGGCAAGGAGCTCGAAAACTGGAACATTTACAGTCCGCTTTGGGCGCCAGTGAAAGTTGAGAATGGTAGTTTGATTTTACGAGATAAAGACCCGTTCGATTATGCAAAAGCTGAACGATTGTTTCCAGCCTCAAAAAAAGTAGTTACTTCGTTTTCGGTAACACCAAAGCAGAAAGATTTCGGTTTGTTGGAAATTGAATTACAAGATGAAAAAGGTACAGCAACTGTTCGTTTGACTTTTGATACCGCAGGCGTTTTAAGCGGAAAAGCGGGCGCCCGTTATAAAAACTTTATGAAATACGAAGCTGGTAAAACCTACGACATTAAGTTGAAGCTTGATGCACATAGCCGTTTTTACACCGTAACTGTAAATGGAAAAGACGCCTTAACCAGCTTGGCATTTCAGCCCGTTACAGCAGTTTCGCGGATTGTTTTCCGCACTGGTGATGTACGTCGTTTTCCTGATGTTGATACGCCTGCCGATCAAACTTACGATTTGCCCAATGCTGGTGAACAAGAGCAAAAGGAAGCAGTTTATTCGATTAAGTACTTAAAAACGGAGGGATTTTGA
- a CDS encoding glycoside hydrolase family 2 protein: MKRRFILFLGLMTMFCFVKAQQTEKLYLSGTGNDNTVNWDFFCTAGANSGKWTTIPVPSNWELQGFGKYNYGFNKEENKGKEQGLYKFNFKVPADWKNRKIDIVFEGSMTDTEVKINGKSAGETHQGSFYVFRYDVSKLVKFGSDNLLEAKVSKHSANQSVNEAERKADFWIFGGIFRPVYLEALPQTHIERVQIDAKANGTLNTALTYTGDADKVEVELATQDGKRFGDKFTVSIKKGSPKKIVLNHQFSNPELWSSEFPNLYTATFTLIKNGKEIHQLSKKIGFRTVEVKERDGVYINGVKMKFKGVNRHSFYPSSGRTTSKKISIADVLLMKEMNMNAVRMSHYPPDGHFLDVCDSLGLFVMDELAGWHGTYDTPTGTKLMKEMMLNDENHPSIVFWANGNEGGHNRELDHLFSEEDIQKRPLIHPWEVFGGFETTHYREFNYGIGNYDHGHNVLMPTEFLHGMWDGGHGAGIEDYWNAMWNNPLSAGGFLWDFADQAVVRTDKNGELDTDGNHGPDGIVGPYHEKEGSFYTIKEVWSPVFVEKREMTAGFDGSFLLENRYAFTNLNQCTFEWKLKRFKTGDDAEFKAGKADAPNVKPFEKGKLQINLPTDWRTFDALYLTIKDHFGKELFTWSFPIALPKEDAAKMVTTTGTSKVIVKEDAKNYRVSANGIDLIFDKTTGLLQQAKNAKGIIPFSNGPILQEGVNNFKGFTAKMDGEKLIISSKFDKKESWNTLQWTIYPSGWLKMEVNYFPSDYFTTFVGLNFSYPEAEMKSVQYKGNGPYRVWKNRMKGTEFGIWKKDYNNSATGEAPWQYPEFKGYYSNMYWCEFVGKQQSFKVVTDREDVFLRLFTPKKSKDTEYDNMSPTFPDGDISFMNAISAIGTKTQKPETTGPMGMKNIYYDFDKAPSRALNMTLYFDFSGT, from the coding sequence ATGAAACGCAGATTTATACTTTTTTTAGGTTTAATGACCATGTTTTGCTTCGTAAAAGCACAGCAAACAGAGAAATTATATCTATCAGGAACCGGAAACGACAATACTGTTAACTGGGATTTTTTCTGTACGGCAGGAGCAAATTCGGGTAAATGGACCACCATTCCGGTACCATCTAACTGGGAATTGCAGGGTTTTGGGAAATATAATTACGGTTTCAACAAAGAGGAAAACAAGGGAAAAGAACAAGGGCTTTACAAATTTAATTTTAAGGTTCCGGCCGATTGGAAAAACCGAAAAATTGATATCGTTTTTGAGGGCTCGATGACGGATACCGAAGTTAAAATCAATGGAAAATCTGCCGGAGAAACGCACCAAGGCTCATTTTATGTATTTAGGTACGATGTTTCTAAGCTGGTAAAGTTTGGTAGCGATAATTTACTCGAAGCAAAGGTTTCAAAACATTCGGCCAACCAATCCGTTAACGAGGCCGAGCGTAAAGCCGATTTCTGGATCTTTGGCGGTATTTTCAGGCCAGTTTATCTCGAAGCATTACCACAAACGCACATCGAGCGAGTTCAGATTGATGCAAAAGCCAACGGCACTTTAAATACAGCGCTTACTTACACGGGTGATGCGGATAAAGTTGAAGTTGAACTTGCAACTCAGGACGGAAAACGTTTTGGCGATAAATTTACGGTTTCAATAAAAAAAGGATCACCGAAAAAAATAGTATTAAATCATCAGTTCTCCAATCCTGAATTGTGGTCATCAGAATTTCCAAATCTTTATACCGCAACTTTCACCTTAATTAAAAACGGCAAAGAAATTCATCAGTTATCTAAAAAAATTGGTTTCAGAACGGTTGAGGTTAAAGAACGCGATGGCGTTTACATCAACGGTGTAAAAATGAAATTTAAAGGTGTAAACCGCCACTCGTTTTACCCATCATCGGGCAGAACAACGAGCAAAAAGATCAGTATTGCCGATGTTTTGTTGATGAAAGAAATGAACATGAATGCCGTTCGCATGTCGCATTACCCACCCGATGGCCACTTTTTGGATGTTTGCGATTCGCTCGGCTTATTTGTAATGGATGAATTGGCGGGCTGGCATGGCACTTACGATACGCCAACCGGAACGAAGTTGATGAAAGAAATGATGCTGAATGATGAGAATCATCCTTCGATCGTATTTTGGGCAAATGGAAATGAGGGCGGGCATAACCGCGAACTCGATCATCTTTTTTCCGAAGAAGACATTCAAAAGCGTCCTTTAATTCATCCATGGGAAGTTTTTGGTGGATTTGAAACCACACATTACCGCGAATTTAATTATGGAATTGGCAATTACGACCACGGCCACAACGTTTTAATGCCGACGGAATTTCTGCATGGCATGTGGGACGGCGGGCATGGTGCGGGTATTGAAGATTATTGGAACGCGATGTGGAACAATCCACTTTCTGCAGGTGGTTTCCTTTGGGATTTTGCCGATCAGGCGGTGGTGCGTACAGATAAAAATGGTGAACTTGATACTGATGGAAATCACGGACCCGACGGAATTGTTGGTCCTTATCATGAAAAAGAAGGAAGTTTCTATACCATTAAAGAGGTTTGGAGCCCGGTTTTTGTAGAGAAAAGAGAAATGACCGCAGGTTTCGACGGTTCGTTTTTGTTAGAGAATCGTTACGCATTCACCAACCTTAATCAATGTACTTTTGAGTGGAAACTAAAGCGATTTAAGACTGGCGATGATGCTGAATTTAAAGCCGGAAAAGCTGATGCACCAAATGTGAAGCCCTTTGAAAAGGGAAAGCTGCAAATCAATCTTCCGACTGATTGGCGAACTTTCGATGCTTTGTACCTCACCATTAAAGATCATTTCGGTAAGGAATTATTTACCTGGAGTTTCCCGATTGCCTTGCCTAAAGAAGATGCAGCGAAAATGGTAACGACAACGGGCACATCGAAAGTGATTGTGAAAGAAGATGCCAAGAATTATCGTGTATCTGCAAATGGAATTGATTTGATCTTCGATAAAACGACAGGATTATTGCAGCAAGCAAAAAACGCAAAGGGGATAATTCCATTCTCAAACGGCCCGATTTTGCAAGAGGGCGTAAATAACTTCAAAGGTTTTACAGCCAAAATGGATGGCGAAAAGCTTATAATTTCATCCAAATTTGATAAAAAGGAGAGTTGGAACACCCTGCAATGGACCATTTATCCCTCGGGTTGGTTAAAGATGGAGGTAAACTACTTTCCATCGGATTATTTTACAACGTTTGTCGGATTAAATTTCTCTTACCCGGAAGCGGAAATGAAATCGGTGCAATATAAAGGGAATGGTCCGTACCGTGTTTGGAAAAACAGAATGAAAGGCACTGAATTTGGCATTTGGAAAAAGGATTATAACAACTCGGCAACGGGCGAAGCGCCTTGGCAATACCCCGAATTTAAAGGTTATTACTCCAATATGTATTGGTGCGAGTTTGTGGGCAAGCAGCAATCGTTCAAAGTGGTTACCGATCGGGAAGATGTATTTTTAAGGTTGTTTACCCCTAAAAAGTCGAAAGATACGGAGTACGATAACATGAGCCCGACTTTTCCTGACGGTGATATTTCGTTTATGAACGCAATTTCGGCAATTGGGACGAAAACGCAGAAACCAGAAACAACAGGACCGATGGGCATGAAAAACATTTATTACGATTTTGATAAGGCGCCAAGCAGGGCATTGAATATGACGTTGTATTTTGATTTTTCGGGGACATAG
- a CDS encoding alpha-L-rhamnosidase, which translates to MSIKIYIAIIISLLPFTKAVGQISLQNTTCEMLENPLGIDVQKPRFAWHIVSNERNVMQTAYQILVSSSVEKLNANEGDLWDSEKVNSAESIHLRYNGMALKSRMKAYWKVKVWTSAGESEWSKTNYFSMGLLYYKDWPKGWIGFDRAFPWDNIQTASRLSARYFRNEFQSTKEIKSATASIIGLGLYELFINGKKVGKDVLSPSPTDYNKNVKYNTYDVTDYIQKGKNAVGAVLGNGRFFAMRQNEKPYKIKTFGFPKMLMNINIVYTDGTTANIDTDNSWKGTADGPIRTNNEYDGEEYDATKEFLGWNKVGFDDKSWLKAEFVQEPSGTIEAQMNENMRVMNTLKPVTITKLSGGRYILDMGQNMVGWLQIKVKGLKGKQIKMRFAESLQDNGELFTANLRNAKCTDLYTLKGGAQETWEPTFTYRGFRYVELSGYTYRPSLSDFVGKMVYDNMQTIGTFETSDALTNQIFKNAWWGIAGNYKGIPIDCPQRNERMPWLGDRGAVAYGESFLFDNGRFYAKWLQDIRNSQKEDGAIPDVAPAFWRYYSDNMTWPGAMLLVTEMLYKQTGDVSAVQDNYPAMKKWLAYMQDRYMKDYILTKDSYGDWCMPPITIEFGRGKSADKKYPSELISTAYYYHFTQLMIQFAKVAGHEEDVKSYEVLGDKIKDAFNQKYYNDKGYYASNALTDNIIPLYFGMVPKDKVSTVFKNITYTVEVTNKGHLSNGLVGIQWLMRCLNDYGRPDLAYTVATQKTYPSWGYMIENGATTIWELWNGNTADPKMNSQNHVMMLGDLLIWYYENLAGIKSESSAFKRIIMKPEMINGLNAVNASYNSVYGMIKSSYNKTGNRFDWKVTIPPNTTAVVYIPANNKNAVSEKLKSIKEIRFIKMEEKRAIYEIGSGDYEFVVD; encoded by the coding sequence ATGAGCATTAAAATCTACATAGCAATCATCATCTCCTTGCTACCTTTTACAAAGGCGGTGGGGCAGATTTCGTTGCAAAATACCACCTGCGAGATGCTCGAAAATCCTTTGGGTATTGATGTTCAAAAACCTCGTTTCGCATGGCATATCGTTTCAAACGAACGCAATGTAATGCAAACCGCTTATCAAATTTTGGTTTCATCTTCAGTAGAAAAACTAAACGCTAACGAAGGCGACTTGTGGGACTCTGAAAAGGTAAATTCTGCGGAATCAATCCATTTGCGATATAACGGAATGGCTTTGAAAAGCCGCATGAAAGCCTATTGGAAAGTTAAAGTTTGGACAAGCGCAGGCGAAAGTGAATGGTCTAAAACCAACTATTTTTCGATGGGTTTGCTTTATTACAAAGATTGGCCAAAGGGCTGGATTGGTTTCGATCGGGCTTTCCCATGGGATAACATTCAAACTGCTTCGCGTTTATCGGCCCGCTATTTTAGAAACGAATTTCAGAGCACAAAAGAAATCAAATCTGCCACGGCATCTATCATTGGCTTAGGTTTATATGAGTTATTCATCAACGGCAAAAAAGTAGGGAAAGATGTATTGTCGCCGTCGCCTACAGATTACAACAAAAACGTAAAGTATAACACTTACGATGTGACGGATTACATCCAAAAAGGCAAAAATGCGGTTGGTGCAGTTTTAGGTAATGGACGTTTCTTCGCCATGCGCCAAAATGAAAAGCCTTATAAAATAAAGACATTTGGTTTCCCCAAAATGCTGATGAACATCAATATCGTGTACACGGATGGAACCACCGCAAACATTGATACCGATAACAGCTGGAAAGGTACCGCCGATGGGCCAATTAGAACCAACAACGAGTACGATGGTGAAGAATATGACGCAACAAAAGAATTTTTGGGCTGGAACAAGGTCGGTTTTGATGATAAAAGCTGGCTAAAGGCCGAATTTGTGCAAGAACCGAGCGGAACGATAGAGGCGCAGATGAACGAAAACATGCGGGTGATGAATACGCTGAAACCAGTTACCATTACCAAACTTTCGGGTGGCCGATATATTTTGGATATGGGACAGAACATGGTGGGCTGGTTGCAGATTAAAGTTAAAGGATTAAAGGGCAAGCAGATTAAAATGCGCTTTGCAGAATCGTTGCAAGATAACGGCGAGCTTTTTACGGCCAATCTTCGCAATGCGAAATGCACCGATTTGTACACCTTGAAAGGTGGAGCGCAAGAAACCTGGGAGCCTACTTTTACCTATCGTGGGTTTAGGTATGTCGAGCTTTCGGGCTACACGTATCGGCCTTCGTTGAGCGATTTTGTTGGCAAAATGGTTTACGATAACATGCAAACAATTGGCACTTTTGAAACTTCGGATGCTTTGACCAATCAGATCTTTAAAAATGCATGGTGGGGAATCGCAGGGAATTACAAAGGCATCCCAATCGATTGCCCGCAACGGAACGAGCGCATGCCTTGGTTGGGCGATAGGGGCGCAGTTGCTTACGGTGAAAGCTTCCTTTTTGACAACGGTCGGTTTTATGCAAAATGGTTACAGGATATTCGGAATTCGCAAAAAGAAGACGGTGCCATCCCTGATGTTGCGCCTGCTTTTTGGCGGTATTACAGCGATAACATGACTTGGCCGGGCGCTATGTTGTTGGTTACAGAGATGCTGTACAAGCAAACTGGCGACGTTTCTGCGGTTCAGGATAATTATCCGGCGATGAAAAAGTGGCTCGCTTACATGCAAGACCGCTACATGAAAGATTACATTTTGACCAAAGATAGTTATGGCGATTGGTGTATGCCGCCCATCACAATTGAGTTCGGTCGAGGCAAAAGCGCCGATAAAAAATATCCATCAGAATTGATCTCGACCGCCTATTATTATCATTTCACGCAGTTGATGATTCAATTTGCTAAAGTGGCTGGGCATGAGGAAGATGTGAAAAGCTATGAAGTGTTAGGCGACAAAATTAAGGATGCCTTTAACCAGAAATACTATAACGACAAAGGTTATTATGCCTCGAACGCATTGACGGATAACATCATTCCGCTGTATTTTGGTATGGTTCCGAAGGATAAAGTTTCGACGGTTTTTAAGAACATTACTTATACCGTTGAGGTAACCAACAAGGGGCATTTAAGTAATGGTTTGGTTGGCATTCAATGGTTAATGCGCTGTTTAAACGATTACGGTCGCCCGGATTTGGCCTACACCGTAGCCACGCAGAAAACGTACCCCAGCTGGGGTTACATGATCGAAAACGGTGCCACAACAATTTGGGAACTGTGGAACGGCAACACCGCCGACCCGAAAATGAACTCGCAAAATCACGTGATGATGTTGGGCGATTTGTTGATCTGGTATTACGAAAACCTCGCCGGAATTAAATCTGAAAGTTCGGCTTTTAAGCGGATTATTATGAAGCCTGAAATGATTAACGGATTGAATGCAGTAAATGCCAGCTATAACTCAGTTTACGGAATGATAAAAAGCAGTTACAATAAAACAGGCAATCGGTTTGATTGGAAAGTAACCATCCCGCCAAATACAACCGCCGTAGTTTACATTCCCGCTAATAATAAAAATGCAGTTTCAGAAAAGTTGAAATCAATTAAGGAAATAAGATTTATAAAGATGGAAGAAAAAAGAGCGATTTATGAGATTGGATCTGGAGATTATGAGTTTGTGGTTGACTAG
- a CDS encoding glycoside hydrolase family 43 protein has product MLKAKYISTLRLAIIGLALCGLTSCSKQAYIFTSFHEPANEGLRLLYSYDAYHWTDLNKTFLKPEVGTQKVLRDPSMVQGPDGTFHLVWTCSWKGDKGFGYASSKDLIHWSKQQFIEVMKDEPKTVNVWAPEIFYDDEKKEYVIIWASTIPFRFDKGIEEEENNHRMYSITTKDFVSFSQPKLFLDPGFSVIDAVIVKRKPSDYVLVLKDNTRPNRNLKVAFAKDALGPYENVSETFSPKLTEGPTVVKVGKEWLIYFDAYGQKVYSAYKTADFKTFKDVTSEVSVPEGHKHGTIIKVKRKVIEELKKNGN; this is encoded by the coding sequence ATGTTAAAAGCAAAATACATATCAACATTACGCTTAGCCATTATTGGCCTGGCTTTGTGCGGATTAACATCTTGCTCAAAACAAGCGTACATTTTTACCTCATTTCATGAACCTGCAAACGAGGGCCTACGACTTTTATACAGCTACGACGCCTACCACTGGACCGATTTAAACAAAACGTTTTTGAAGCCCGAAGTTGGAACGCAGAAAGTTTTACGCGACCCGTCAATGGTCCAAGGGCCCGATGGAACATTCCATTTGGTGTGGACATGCAGTTGGAAAGGCGACAAAGGCTTTGGTTATGCCAGTTCGAAGGATTTAATCCATTGGAGCAAGCAACAATTTATCGAAGTAATGAAAGATGAACCTAAAACAGTAAATGTTTGGGCGCCAGAAATTTTTTATGATGACGAGAAAAAGGAATATGTGATCATTTGGGCATCAACAATACCCTTTCGCTTTGACAAAGGAATTGAAGAAGAAGAGAACAACCACCGGATGTATAGCATCACAACGAAGGATTTTGTGAGTTTTTCTCAACCGAAGTTATTTTTAGATCCGGGTTTCAGCGTGATTGACGCCGTAATTGTGAAACGCAAACCGAGTGATTATGTATTAGTTTTAAAGGATAACACAAGGCCAAACCGGAATTTAAAGGTCGCCTTTGCGAAAGATGCTTTAGGGCCATACGAAAATGTTTCTGAGACTTTTAGCCCTAAATTAACGGAAGGGCCGACAGTTGTTAAAGTTGGTAAAGAATGGCTGATTTACTTTGATGCTTACGGGCAAAAGGTTTATTCAGCTTACAAAACGGCTGATTTTAAAACGTTTAAAGATGTGACTTCCGAGGTTTCAGTTCCCGAAGGGCATAAACACGGAACGATAATAAAGGTGAAACGAAAAGTAATTGAGGAGTTGAAGAAGAATGGAAATTAA
- a CDS encoding sialate O-acetylesterase, with translation MPQILSSDMVLQRDKAINIWGFASPNEKVEVAFAGQKKQAITNEKGNWSVVLSPLKTSAKPQTMTISGANKIELTNILVGEVWVCSGQSNMVYEMRKLVKIPKPKNEAMGFPSDEVAKAHNQQIRIFLVNRKQLTKPDSIHKSWAVAQDSALRAFSAAGYFFAKEVQEKLGVPVGMICSAVSGSAIEPWISPEAFAQEPYFKTQKVSNDPGKFYTPMIEPLSKFKIRGFLWYQGETNCFLNEDISYAYKMKTLINLWRKTWGEQLPFYYVQIAPFDYSKQKSDKVVLTADTEPKFWEAQQQILRMPNTGMVSTTDLNDNGGDLHPTYKWEVGRRLALLALAKTYNKDIPFSGPVYQSASFKNGKAALTFQNLELNNEPITGFTIAGKDGKFVDANAIVRDGKVVVSSKGISAPTAVRYNWTESPTGNFSTYGLPALPFRTDNPLTAQFKPN, from the coding sequence TTGCCGCAAATCCTGTCAAGCGACATGGTGCTGCAACGCGATAAGGCGATCAATATTTGGGGCTTTGCCTCGCCAAATGAAAAGGTTGAAGTTGCTTTTGCTGGTCAAAAGAAACAAGCTATCACCAACGAAAAAGGAAATTGGTCTGTTGTTCTCTCGCCATTGAAAACGTCGGCAAAGCCACAAACGATGACCATTTCCGGCGCTAACAAAATCGAACTGACAAATATTTTGGTCGGTGAGGTTTGGGTTTGCTCAGGTCAATCGAACATGGTTTACGAAATGCGCAAGCTTGTAAAAATTCCGAAACCTAAAAACGAAGCAATGGGTTTCCCATCTGATGAAGTGGCCAAAGCGCATAATCAGCAAATCAGGATTTTTCTGGTGAACCGTAAACAATTAACAAAACCCGATTCCATTCATAAAAGCTGGGCTGTTGCACAGGATTCTGCTTTGCGGGCATTTTCCGCTGCCGGCTATTTCTTTGCGAAAGAAGTTCAGGAAAAACTGGGCGTTCCTGTTGGGATGATCTGTTCTGCCGTTTCGGGTAGTGCAATTGAACCATGGATTTCGCCCGAGGCCTTTGCACAGGAGCCGTATTTTAAAACGCAGAAAGTAAGCAACGATCCCGGTAAATTTTATACCCCAATGATTGAGCCCCTTTCGAAATTTAAGATCCGCGGATTTTTGTGGTATCAAGGCGAAACCAATTGCTTTTTAAATGAAGACATCAGCTATGCGTATAAAATGAAAACGTTGATCAACCTTTGGCGCAAAACCTGGGGCGAGCAACTGCCATTTTATTATGTGCAAATTGCGCCTTTTGATTATAGCAAGCAGAAAAGTGATAAGGTGGTTTTAACTGCTGATACCGAGCCGAAGTTTTGGGAGGCACAGCAGCAAATTTTGCGCATGCCCAACACCGGAATGGTGTCGACAACTGATTTAAACGATAATGGCGGCGATTTGCACCCAACCTACAAATGGGAAGTGGGTAGGAGACTGGCACTTTTGGCGTTGGCTAAAACCTATAATAAAGACATTCCTTTTTCGGGCCCCGTTTACCAATCGGCTTCCTTTAAAAACGGAAAAGCGGCGCTCACTTTTCAAAATTTGGAATTAAACAACGAACCCATTACTGGATTTACAATCGCCGGAAAAGACGGCAAATTCGTCGATGCCAACGCTATTGTAAGGGATGGTAAGGTTGTGGTTTCTTCAAAAGGAATTTCAGCGCCAACAGCTGTTCGTTATAACTGGACAGAAAGCCCAACCGGAAACTTTAGCACCTATGGTTTGCCCGCCTTGCCATTTAGGACCGATAATCCTTTAACCGCCCAATTTAAACCCAATTAA